From Thermodesulfobacteriota bacterium, a single genomic window includes:
- a CDS encoding radical SAM protein — translation MRIVLINPQCGPQNLVGRHGNTMVALPPLGLACIAAVLERAGHSVTVIDQYAEKINDQTVITRITEKNPHLVGFSCLTPAMTTVKNLSRKIKKVYPGTPVVLGNIHATIFASALIEQEVGDFVIHGEGENAIVLLAEVISKGGDLNVIPGLSFRENGKTVYTGSPKQVEDLDSLPYPAWHLMPVQAYKAHPVAGAYGVMLPIQGGRGCPYHCYFCSQNAMFRGVRTKSVTRIVNEIEYLHQSFGLQNIGFEDSIFPLSSAQAVEFCDEMIRRGLHKKICWLTETRVDMAEPALFKKMRRAGLSMVLFGIESADEKILARCGKTISPAQSEIAVKIAHDTDIKTLGLYILGLPGETRASALKTIRFALKLDTDFAKFNIAVPYPGSPFYEECCAPNNEEDLPYQKFTSWYMPKRNEKILHIPESMSQEELIRLQHLAMAAFWLRPSKIFSHLLKRSIPLGTMWKGFTAILGDTLESITLRRD, via the coding sequence ATGCGTATTGTGCTGATTAATCCCCAATGCGGTCCGCAAAACCTTGTTGGCCGCCACGGCAACACCATGGTTGCACTACCCCCTCTAGGTCTTGCCTGTATCGCTGCAGTTCTGGAAAGGGCCGGCCACTCTGTCACTGTTATTGACCAATATGCTGAAAAAATTAACGACCAAACTGTTATCACGCGTATAACGGAGAAAAACCCCCATCTGGTAGGTTTTTCCTGTCTTACGCCAGCCATGACAACCGTGAAAAATCTTTCCCGTAAGATCAAAAAGGTTTATCCGGGTACTCCAGTCGTCTTAGGTAACATCCATGCCACTATTTTCGCAAGTGCCCTTATAGAGCAAGAGGTGGGAGATTTTGTGATACATGGCGAAGGCGAAAACGCAATCGTTCTGCTAGCCGAAGTAATTTCAAAGGGGGGGGATCTCAATGTCATTCCTGGCCTTTCGTTTAGGGAAAATGGAAAGACAGTTTACACCGGCTCACCGAAACAGGTGGAAGATCTGGACTCCTTGCCTTACCCCGCCTGGCATTTAATGCCGGTTCAAGCATACAAGGCACACCCCGTCGCCGGCGCTTACGGTGTCATGTTGCCGATTCAGGGGGGGCGAGGATGCCCTTATCACTGTTATTTTTGCTCCCAAAATGCCATGTTCAGAGGCGTCAGAACAAAAAGTGTGACGAGAATTGTTAATGAAATTGAGTATCTTCATCAGAGTTTTGGTTTGCAGAACATCGGATTTGAGGATTCAATCTTCCCTCTTTCCAGCGCCCAAGCCGTCGAGTTTTGCGATGAAATGATCCGAAGGGGTTTACATAAAAAAATTTGTTGGCTTACAGAAACCCGGGTGGATATGGCAGAACCGGCACTCTTCAAAAAAATGCGCCGGGCGGGGTTGTCTATGGTCCTTTTCGGAATCGAATCCGCTGATGAGAAAATCCTTGCGCGTTGCGGCAAGACGATCAGTCCAGCACAGTCTGAAATCGCCGTAAAAATTGCCCATGATACAGACATCAAAACATTGGGGCTATATATTTTAGGGCTTCCCGGGGAAACTAGAGCATCAGCGCTGAAAACTATCCGTTTCGCCTTAAAATTGGACACCGACTTCGCAAAATTTAATATTGCAGTACCCTATCCAGGTTCGCCTTTTTATGAGGAATGCTGTGCCCCCAATAATGAGGAAGATCTGCCATATCAAAAGTTCACCAGTTGGTACATGCCGAAAAGAAATGAAAAAATCCTGCATATTCCCGAAAGCATGAGTCAGGAGGAGCTTATCAGGCTTCAACATCTGGCAATGGCCGCCTTCTGGCTTAGGCCATCCAAAATTTTTTCTCATTTATTGAAAAGGAGCATTCCCCTCGGTACTATGTGGAAGGGCTTTACCGCCATTCTGGGGGATACATTGGAATCGATAACCCTGCGGAGAGACTAG
- a CDS encoding radical SAM protein: MEDSLDWLLINPRPKYSVLGDYDPLMVPFAPMGLAYLGASLEKQGFKTAIYDCFISNQLKIEEVLRLYQPSVVGVSCLTPVMGVLPDICRLIRHYAPKTKIILGNIHATLFAKELLQKGIGDIIVQGEAEETVVELAHCLASAGDLSQIHGITYLDGKQVKETPHRALLNDLDQIPLPAWHLLDLNQYKTPPMFSFTKRLLPLLASRGCPFQCYFCAQNIMSPLVRKRNLVFVADEVELIYKKTGVDMFWFADAIFPLRKEDAEIFCSEITRRGLHRKIRWITETRAELIDRPLIKMMKQAGLFMLIFGLESGDQTLLEWIKPGLRLEDGEEAIRAARSERVLTLGLFMLGLPGETIKSMEKTINYAKCSGLDFAKFNIAVPFPGSRFYKDVFRHAPPPLWENFSANFQSQADRHELVYTPLGINSKQLQGWQKKAFYRFYIRPSLIYRHLFHRTISLRNMYRGGMITIKNQLIEWAIK, translated from the coding sequence ATGGAAGATTCTTTAGACTGGTTGCTGATTAATCCCCGGCCGAAATATAGTGTTTTAGGCGACTATGATCCTTTAATGGTACCTTTCGCGCCAATGGGCCTTGCCTATCTGGGGGCGTCCCTTGAAAAGCAAGGGTTTAAAACCGCTATTTATGACTGCTTTATAAGTAACCAGCTGAAAATAGAAGAGGTCCTCCGCCTCTACCAACCATCAGTCGTGGGCGTTTCCTGTTTGACACCGGTAATGGGTGTCCTGCCTGACATCTGCCGCTTGATCCGGCATTACGCCCCCAAAACGAAAATTATTCTAGGGAATATTCACGCCACCCTTTTTGCGAAAGAACTATTGCAGAAAGGCATTGGCGATATCATTGTCCAGGGAGAAGCGGAAGAGACAGTTGTGGAACTGGCCCATTGCCTGGCCAGCGCAGGAGACCTTTCCCAAATCCATGGGATCACTTACCTAGATGGCAAACAGGTCAAGGAGACCCCCCATCGCGCTCTTTTGAATGATTTAGACCAAATTCCTCTACCAGCATGGCATCTATTGGATTTAAACCAATACAAAACTCCTCCGATGTTTTCTTTTACGAAACGGCTTTTACCTCTGCTCGCTTCACGAGGGTGCCCTTTTCAGTGCTATTTCTGTGCTCAGAATATCATGAGTCCGCTAGTACGAAAACGAAACCTGGTATTTGTTGCTGACGAAGTGGAACTGATCTACAAGAAAACAGGGGTTGACATGTTCTGGTTTGCAGATGCGATCTTCCCTTTGCGGAAAGAAGACGCGGAAATTTTCTGCAGCGAGATAACACGTCGTGGACTTCATCGAAAAATTCGCTGGATAACAGAAACCCGGGCGGAGTTAATAGATCGGCCTTTAATCAAAATGATGAAACAGGCCGGACTTTTCATGCTGATCTTTGGACTGGAAAGCGGGGACCAGACTTTACTCGAATGGATCAAACCGGGACTGCGCCTTGAGGATGGGGAAGAAGCTATCCGGGCGGCGCGATCTGAGCGCGTGCTGACCTTGGGGTTGTTTATGTTGGGATTGCCTGGTGAGACGATCAAAAGCATGGAGAAGACAATTAATTACGCAAAATGTTCAGGCCTTGATTTTGCAAAGTTTAACATAGCGGTGCCCTTTCCCGGGTCCCGTTTTTACAAAGACGTTTTTCGCCATGCCCCGCCCCCTCTCTGGGAAAATTTCTCTGCCAACTTTCAATCTCAAGCTGATAGGCACGAACTTGTTTATACGCCTTTGGGAATCAATTCCAAACAACTACAAGGCTGGCAGAAAAAAGCGTTTTACCGTTTTTATATCCGTCCTAGCCTGATATACCGTCATTTATTCCATAGAACCATTTCTCTTAGAAACATGTACAGGGGCGGCATGATTACCATAAAAAATCAGTTGATTGAATGGGCTATAAAATGA
- a CDS encoding radical SAM protein, whose amino-acid sequence MARCTRGLSGSPIADKKKVKILFLRSPRSMWPIINEQDNFLLPLAYPTLAAYLRKFIPDIEISIVDTMALKMGWRSLEKYLLENKPDILAIGEKTIYYKEGFRAFELAKKVLPDIINIAGGVMFTAIPKWTLENCSAIDFVVLYEGEETLKELVITLKDGRSVDQVRGLVYRDEDNIPQFTPERPLIENLDDLPLPAYDLAGINHYKPFGHLWPKAITIQRSRGCTRSCNFCTWRMQEGRPELIGDKYISHQAYRTKSPQRMVDEVEWLYRDFGIRYLFWVDATWNLDNNWLMDFCEEIFRRGIKLDGWWAFVRADELIHNEMGGVLRYMVKAGLRHVLVGAEHDSQASYDFLNKGIRDYNVTRQALRLLSEKYPQVFRQATYITGLPEDTVESIKGLVKHAHECDLDFAAFHPVAPFPGTELYELGKREGLLEEKDFAKYDMFYPAMRTYHISRAEIAAATQWCYKNFVQKKPFKYLRRMFSPYPIRRELHRWFAFAVARVILKDMKNSLIHRKRFKGFSGIDEMQKPQWYDD is encoded by the coding sequence ATGGCTCGTTGTACCAGGGGATTATCCGGTAGCCCTATCGCTGATAAGAAAAAAGTAAAAATTTTATTTCTTCGCTCGCCTAGAAGTATGTGGCCCATTATCAATGAGCAGGATAATTTCTTATTGCCATTGGCTTATCCGACGCTGGCCGCCTATTTAAGAAAATTTATCCCGGATATTGAGATTTCCATTGTTGATACCATGGCACTTAAAATGGGCTGGCGTTCCCTTGAAAAGTATCTTCTTGAAAATAAGCCAGACATTCTCGCCATAGGGGAAAAGACCATTTACTATAAGGAAGGTTTCCGGGCTTTTGAGCTGGCTAAAAAGGTTCTCCCCGATATCATTAACATCGCCGGGGGTGTCATGTTTACGGCCATTCCCAAGTGGACACTGGAAAACTGTTCAGCAATTGACTTTGTCGTTCTTTATGAGGGGGAGGAAACGTTAAAAGAGTTAGTTATTACTCTAAAGGACGGCCGTTCTGTCGATCAAGTACGGGGGCTTGTTTACCGGGACGAAGACAACATACCGCAGTTTACCCCGGAACGGCCATTGATTGAAAACTTAGATGATTTGCCCCTTCCGGCGTATGACCTTGCAGGGATAAATCATTATAAGCCTTTCGGTCATCTCTGGCCCAAAGCCATAACTATCCAGCGATCTAGAGGGTGTACACGAAGCTGTAACTTTTGTACCTGGCGTATGCAGGAAGGGCGACCGGAACTGATTGGAGATAAATATATTAGTCATCAGGCCTATCGAACAAAAAGTCCGCAAAGAATGGTTGATGAGGTTGAATGGCTTTATAGAGATTTTGGTATTAGATATCTTTTTTGGGTGGATGCCACATGGAATCTTGATAATAACTGGCTGATGGATTTCTGCGAGGAAATTTTTAGAAGAGGAATAAAGCTTGACGGCTGGTGGGCCTTTGTCAGGGCAGATGAGCTGATTCATAACGAAATGGGCGGTGTGTTGCGTTATATGGTTAAGGCCGGGTTGCGACATGTGCTTGTAGGCGCTGAACATGATTCTCAAGCCAGTTATGATTTTTTGAACAAAGGTATTCGCGATTATAATGTCACCCGTCAGGCATTACGCCTGCTAAGCGAAAAATATCCGCAGGTGTTCCGCCAGGCGACATATATTACCGGCCTTCCTGAAGATACGGTGGAGTCCATCAAAGGACTGGTTAAACATGCCCATGAATGCGATCTTGATTTTGCAGCCTTCCATCCAGTTGCCCCTTTCCCCGGCACTGAACTTTATGAACTTGGGAAAAGGGAAGGATTGCTGGAAGAAAAGGATTTTGCAAAATATGACATGTTTTATCCGGCTATGAGAACCTATCATATTTCACGGGCGGAAATAGCGGCGGCAACGCAGTGGTGCTATAAAAATTTTGTTCAGAAAAAACCATTCAAATATTTACGACGCATGTTTTCTCCGTATCCGATTCGAAGAGAACTTCATCGGTGGTTTGCCTTTGCTGTGGCTAGGGTTATTTTAAAGGATATGAAAAACAGCCTCATCCACAGAAAACGATTTAAGGGCTTTTCTGGGATAGATGAGATGCAGAAGCCTCAATGGTACGATGACTAA
- a CDS encoding radical SAM protein — MDKSSPFNYFLYVPKFHHYYDLLGDHIFGLCLPMGLIPLTSLVNQEGFPSRLVHLGIERISGNEDNFFQRIYHEQPKICALSLHWHFQSYDVIETAKKIKQLSPKTFIVLGGFTASFFHEEIIANYPEINGILRGDSEKGIIQLFRSIIKNEGSLSDISNLTFRGEGGGIIVNPLDFIAQEADLARLNYTDFSVMDRHEDYMNTVSGTWLWVPRLGKYGNKAILTGLKFFPLSISRGCDENCSYCGGSATAQKRINNRGKLTIRPLDSILNTLTAVGNYDYQTIYVEFMPFNGHREFYEKIFANIASKPDRHIYLECRNMPPVELLEIYKKFFSGDLRSYIALSPECRSESIRRRNKSSFYSNKQLKYFLRFCEKNECTMVLFGAVWIPGMTAGIIKENFKWYNKLKKQYRNLDKIILERIQLDPACPMYMEPEKYNLTTNLKRFTDFYQFHKRSSFQNCSKELGYRDDRFLSDDQFEKMVKAYECSFFCKFQRGKAYRNYWSYKIFNNIYRTVCYISKKLTTY, encoded by the coding sequence ATGGATAAAAGCTCGCCATTCAATTACTTTCTCTATGTCCCCAAATTTCATCATTATTATGATCTTTTGGGAGACCATATTTTTGGCCTCTGCCTTCCGATGGGACTTATCCCGTTAACCTCACTAGTAAATCAAGAAGGATTCCCCTCCAGATTAGTACATCTTGGCATAGAGAGGATATCGGGCAATGAGGATAATTTTTTTCAACGCATATATCACGAACAGCCAAAAATTTGTGCGCTATCATTGCACTGGCATTTTCAATCTTACGACGTCATTGAAACTGCTAAAAAGATCAAACAACTTTCGCCAAAAACTTTTATAGTGCTTGGCGGATTTACAGCGTCTTTTTTCCATGAAGAAATCATCGCGAATTATCCTGAAATAAACGGGATTCTCCGGGGCGATAGCGAAAAAGGCATTATCCAATTATTTAGATCAATCATAAAAAACGAAGGTTCTTTATCTGATATTTCCAACCTTACCTTTCGGGGAGAAGGAGGCGGCATAATAGTTAACCCGCTGGATTTTATAGCACAAGAAGCGGATCTTGCTCGATTAAATTACACTGATTTTTCGGTAATGGATCGCCATGAAGATTATATGAACACTGTCAGCGGAACATGGTTGTGGGTCCCAAGGCTAGGAAAATATGGAAATAAAGCAATCCTTACGGGGCTAAAATTCTTTCCACTATCGATCTCAAGAGGATGCGATGAGAACTGTTCTTATTGTGGAGGCAGTGCAACAGCGCAAAAGAGAATCAACAACAGAGGCAAGCTCACCATCAGACCTCTGGATTCAATTCTTAACACATTAACTGCGGTAGGAAACTATGATTACCAAACCATTTATGTAGAATTTATGCCTTTCAATGGACATAGAGAATTTTACGAAAAAATTTTTGCAAATATAGCTTCGAAACCGGACAGGCATATCTATTTAGAATGCCGGAACATGCCACCAGTTGAACTTCTTGAGATATATAAAAAATTTTTTAGTGGGGATTTGAGGTCTTATATCGCTCTTTCTCCTGAATGCCGATCTGAGTCCATCAGAAGGCGAAACAAGAGCAGTTTTTACTCGAACAAACAATTGAAATATTTTTTGCGCTTCTGCGAAAAGAACGAATGTACCATGGTTTTATTCGGTGCGGTTTGGATTCCCGGAATGACAGCAGGAATTATCAAAGAAAACTTTAAATGGTATAATAAGTTAAAAAAACAATATCGGAATTTGGACAAAATCATATTAGAGCGGATTCAACTTGACCCCGCCTGCCCGATGTACATGGAGCCCGAAAAGTATAATCTGACGACTAATTTAAAACGTTTTACTGATTTTTATCAATTTCATAAGAGGTCATCATTCCAAAACTGTAGTAAAGAGCTCGGTTACAGGGACGACCGTTTCCTCTCTGACGACCAATTCGAGAAGATGGTTAAAGCCTATGAGTGTAGCTTTTTCTGTAAATTTCAGCGTGGGAAAGCCTACAGAAATTATTGGTCTTATAAGATATTCAACAATATATATCGAACGGTATGTTATATATCAAAAAAATTGACCACATATTAA
- a CDS encoding radical SAM protein, whose amino-acid sequence MRAPKLLLVYPAVRFENRLRYYMTDFSCAEAPGAFVFPPLEMLYVASLARENNIEVKLIDAAANRKPPEWTIKQCIKENPTHLLVPVPLGELFFSVFDIINEVYQKIPDLSIAVFGPEVTMAPELALQFNSIDVVIIGEPDKPCVDWVLGKKDADNLIFKNHPNPIKLVPFNDLDALPHPSRDMINPSRYYAPFSRRGPYTTVWGSRGCVYGQCLFCSSSLWRPPKTYIHHSPEYIVEEFRQAKNYGYREVFFRDQTFTGDKIWAEEICNQLIKCGIKIYWRCMTRVDCADFELFRLMKKAGCYQISFGFESSEQQVLDTNKKGIKVNEAFKAARDAKKAGLEVVGNFLIGLKGESMDAVFGIHNFAKQLECDFAQFHAVLPVPSNEKTDILSSGTDNEKKNIKKAQRAAYLKFYLTPGFICRRGLLLIDPRMFSATIKAAWNIIRFGM is encoded by the coding sequence ATGCGAGCCCCCAAGCTACTTCTGGTTTATCCAGCAGTAAGATTTGAAAATAGATTAAGATATTATATGACGGATTTTTCATGCGCCGAGGCTCCGGGGGCATTCGTGTTTCCTCCTTTAGAGATGCTGTATGTCGCTTCTCTAGCGAGAGAAAACAATATTGAAGTAAAGCTAATTGATGCGGCTGCCAATAGAAAGCCCCCGGAATGGACCATAAAACAATGTATCAAAGAAAATCCGACTCACTTACTGGTCCCTGTCCCTCTTGGAGAATTGTTTTTCTCGGTTTTCGATATAATTAATGAAGTTTATCAGAAGATTCCCGATTTAAGTATAGCGGTTTTCGGGCCTGAGGTAACCATGGCCCCTGAACTTGCTTTACAATTTAACTCAATAGACGTGGTAATCATAGGAGAACCCGACAAGCCGTGTGTCGACTGGGTACTGGGCAAAAAAGATGCGGATAACCTTATATTTAAAAATCACCCCAACCCCATTAAATTAGTACCTTTTAATGATCTGGATGCCTTGCCTCATCCTTCTAGAGACATGATAAATCCAAGCAGATATTATGCACCTTTTTCAAGAAGAGGTCCTTATACAACCGTGTGGGGATCTAGAGGCTGTGTATATGGTCAATGTTTATTCTGCTCTTCTTCTTTATGGCGACCCCCTAAAACGTATATCCACCACTCGCCTGAATATATAGTTGAAGAGTTCAGGCAGGCTAAAAACTATGGATACAGAGAGGTGTTTTTCAGAGATCAAACATTCACAGGTGATAAAATATGGGCGGAAGAAATATGTAACCAGTTGATAAAATGCGGAATAAAAATCTATTGGCGATGTATGACCCGGGTGGATTGTGCGGATTTCGAACTTTTCAGGCTGATGAAAAAGGCGGGATGCTATCAAATATCCTTTGGGTTTGAATCTTCTGAGCAGCAAGTACTGGATACAAATAAGAAGGGCATAAAAGTGAACGAGGCGTTTAAAGCGGCTCGTGATGCAAAAAAGGCAGGTTTGGAGGTCGTCGGTAATTTTTTGATAGGGCTAAAAGGGGAGAGCATGGACGCTGTTTTTGGCATTCACAACTTTGCCAAACAACTTGAATGTGATTTTGCTCAATTCCATGCCGTTTTGCCTGTTCCCAGTAATGAGAAAACGGATATTCTTTCATCTGGGACTGATAATGAAAAAAAAAATATAAAAAAAGCTCAAAGAGCAGCATATTTAAAATTCTATTTGACCCCGGGTTTTATTTGCAGAAGAGGGCTTTTGTTAATTGATCCTAGAATGTTTTCTGCCACGA